From Elephas maximus indicus isolate mEleMax1 chromosome 1, mEleMax1 primary haplotype, whole genome shotgun sequence, a single genomic window includes:
- the ZBTB2 gene encoding zinc finger and BTB domain-containing protein 2, translating to MDLANHGLILLQQLNAQREFGFLCDCTVAIGDVYFKAHKSVLASFSNYFKMLFVHQTSECVRLKPTDIQPDIFSYLLHLMYTGKMAPQLIDPVRLEQGIKFLHAYPLIQEASLASQGAFSHPDQVFPLASSLYGIQIADHQLRQATKIAPAPEKLGREPRPPTSRVSQEQVPEAPQLSQMPSNMTQVNRTNMTPSDPLQTSLSPELVSTPVPPPPHGEETNMEASSSDEQPASLTIAHVKPSIMKRNGSFPKYYACHLCGRRFTLRSSLREHLQIHTGVPFTSSQPGESRVPLSLCSNAADLGKDTMEVPEAGMISDSELQHISDSPIIDGQQQSETPPPSDIADIDNLEQADQEREVKRRKYECTICGRKFIQKSHWREHMYIHTGKPFKCSTCDKSFCRANQAARHVCLNQSIDTYTMVDKQTLELCTFEEGSQMDNMLVQTNKPYKCNLCDKTFSTPNEVVKHSCQNQNSDVFALDEGRAILLGSGDSEVTEADHPVLASIKKEQETVLLD from the exons atggatttgGCCAACCATGGACTTATTCTTCTGCAACAGTTAAACGCTCAGCGAGAGTTTGGTTTCCTGTGTGACTGCACGGTTGCGATCGGCGATGTGTACTTCAAGGCACACAAATCAGTTCTTGCTTCATTCTCCAATTACTTTAAGATGTTGTTTGTCCATCAGACCAG TGAGTGTGTCCGTTTGAAGCCCACTGACATCCAGCCCGATATCTTCAGTTATCTTTTACACCTGATGTACACGGGGAAGATGGCACCGCAGCTTATTGACCCTGTCCGCTTGGAGCAGGGCATCAAGTTCCTTCACGCTTACCCGCTCATTCAGGAAGCCAGCCTTGCCAGCCAAGGAGCCTTCTCTCATCCTGACCAGGTGTTTCCACTAGCTTCCTCCTTGTATGGCATCCAGATTGCAGACCATCAGCTGAGACAAGCCACCAAGATTGCCCCGGCCCCTGAAAAACTCGGTAGAGAGCCAAGGCCACCGACGTCCAGGGTGAGCCAGGAGCAGGTGCCCGAGGCCCCCCAGCTCTCTCAGATGCCTTCAAATATGACCCAGGTGAATCGGACAAACATGACTCCCTCGGACCCGCTGCAGACCTCCCTGTCTCCAGAACTTGTTTCCACTCCTGTTCCCCCACCTCCTCACGGAGAGGAGACCAATATGGAAGCTTCTTCCTCTGACGAGCAGCCGGCATCCCTGACCATAGCCCATGTCAAGCCGAGCATCATGAAGAGGAACGGAAGCTTCCCCAAGTACTATGCTTGCCACCTGTGTGGACGGCGGTTTACACTCCGGAGTAGTTTGCGAGAACACCTCCAGATTCACACGGGAGTACCTTTCACATCCAGCCAGCCAGGAGAGAGCCGTGTCCCCCTGTCCCTTTGTAGTAACGCAGCTGACCTAGGAAAAGACACCATGGAAGTGCCTGAAGCGGGGATGATAAGCGACAGCGAGCTGCAGCACATCTCAGACTCGCCCATCATCGATGGCCAGCAGCAGTCGGAAACGCCGCCCCCCTCGGACATCGCGGACATTGACAACCTGGAGCAGGCTGACCAGGAGAGGGAGGTGAAGAGGCGCAAGTATGAGTGCACGATCTGCGGACGCAAATTCATCCAGAAGAGCCACTGGAGGgaacacatgtacatacacaccgGGAAGCCTTTCAAATGCAGCACTTGTGACAAGAGCTTTTGCAGGGCCAACCAGGCTGCCCGCCACGTGTGCCTCAACCAGAGCATCGACACCTACACCATGGTGGACAAACAGACCCTGGAACTCTGCACGTTCGAGGAGGGTAGTCAGATGGACAACATGCTGGTACAGACCAACAAACCTTACAAATGCAACTTGTGTGACAAAACATTCTCGACTCCCAATGAGGTAGTTAAACACTCGTGCCAAAACCAGAACTCGGACGTCTTTGCCCTGGACGAGGGCCGGGCCATTCTCCTGGGCAGTGGGGACTCAGAAGTGACGGAAGCTGACCACCCAGTGTTAGCGTCCATCAAAAAGGAACAGGAAACAGTGTTATTAGACTGA